One Hermetia illucens chromosome 4, iHerIll2.2.curated.20191125, whole genome shotgun sequence DNA segment encodes these proteins:
- the LOC119655661 gene encoding upstream stimulatory factor 2 codes for MDYTLTSSEQKDTKLLLTVDQAGAEDLVISEKEKSFYDVKNAEGVVQYRIVNIARGPLQNVNNSSSSTNSNPIQGCQFYVINELNEEHSNLKPGKPIPRRQPVYTSRKQRDEEKKATHKEVERRRRDRMNKLLSRLKDQLPDTAGAGSCNADSKVSILVKACEYIEKMQEKDNSFIVCLEENEKLERENRKLKVENEKLRKDIQRLTEMVESKKNVKQEKV; via the exons TGAACAAAAGGACACCAAGCTACTTCTAACGGTCGATCAAGCAGGTGCGGAAGATTTGGTCATTTCAGAAAAGGAAAAATCATTTTATGATGTGAAAAATGCTGAAGGGGTAGTACAGTATCGTATAGTTAACATTGCGCGTGGGCCTTTGCAGAATGTGAATAACTCTTCCTCATCGACAAACTCAAATCCAATCCAAGGATGTCAATTTTATGTAATCAACGAGTTGAATGAAGAACATTCCAATCTCAAGCCTGGCAAACCTATTCCTCGTAGACAGCCGGTCTATACTAGCAGGAAG CAACGTGATGAGGAGAAGAAAGCAACCCACAAGGAAGTAGAGAGACGAAGGCGTGATAGAATGAACAAATTGTTATCTCGGCTGAAAGACCAATTGCCTGACACTGCGGGGGCAGGATCCTGTAATGCCGACTCGAAAGTTTCAATTTTAGTTAAAGCATGTGAATACATTGAAAAGATGCAAGAAAAAGATAATAG TTTTATTGTGTGCCTTGAAGAAAATGAGAAGTTAGAAAGAGAGAACCGAAAGCTGAAAGTGGAAAATGAAAAGTTACGGAAAGACATTCAACGGCTGACAGAGATGgtagaaagtaaaaaaaatgtgaagcagGAGAAAGTGTAA